Below is a window of Flavobacterium sp. CFS9 DNA.
GATTGTCATTAGGAATTGCAATTATTATCTTTACGATTATTATCAAATTGGCTATGTCGCCAATTACGTATAAGTCATTTCTGTCTCAGGCTAAAATGAAAGTTTTACGTCCGGAGATTACAGAATTGGGAGAAAAATTCAAAAAAGACCCAATGAAGAAACAACAGGAAACGATGAAACTGTACAACAAAGCAGGAGTAAATCCAATGGCAGGATGTATTCCGGCATTGATTCAGCTTCCTTTTATGTATGCTTCATTCCAGTTCTTCCCTTCAGCTTTTGAGTTAAGACAAAAAGGTTTCCTTTGGGCAGACGATTTGTCTTCATTTGACTCAGTTGTAAAATTACCATTCCATATTCCGTTGTATGGAGACCATATCAGTTTGTTCCCAATTTTGGCAGCAATTGCAATTTTCTTCTACATGAAAATGACATCCGGAGATCAGCAAATGGCAGCGCCTCAGCAGGAAGGTATGCCGGATATGGCAAAAATGATGAAAATCATGATTTATGTTTCGCCATTAATGATGTTAATTTTTTTCAATAGTTATGGTGCCGGATTGAGTTTGTATAACTTTATTTCGAACTTAATTACAATTGGAATCATGTATGTAATTAAAAATTACATTGTGGATAGTGATAAGATTCACGCTCAGATTCAGGAAAATAAATTAAAAGAGCCTAAAAAGCAAAGTAAGTTTCAACAACGTCTTCAGGAAGTAATGGAACAGCAAGAAGCTGCGAAAGCTCAGAAGAAAAATAAATAACACCAATAAAAAAATCTCGATTCTTCGGGATTTTTTTATATCTGAAATATACTTTATCAAAGTCTGAATCGTTAAAGTTTAAAATTGAATATAAAAGATATGATTTCAAAAAAAATAATAGCCGGATTACTTTTATTAAATACCTTTTTTGCAGTAGCACAGGAGGTTAATAAATTGGATACTGACGGGAAAAAGGACGGAGTTTGGAAAGGAATTTATGAAGTTTCTAAACGTCCTCGTTACGAAGGAACTTTTAGCCATGGAAGAGAAACCGGAGTGTTTAAATTTTTTGATGATACTAAAAAAGGAGATGTTGTAGCAACTCGCGATTTTACAGCTAATGATGGAAGTTCGTATACTATTTTTTACGATCAGAATAAAAATAAAGTAAGCGAAGGAAAAGAGATCGGTAAGTCACGTGAAGGTGAGTGGAAGTACTATCATAAAGCTTCGAAAGCCATCATGACGCTTGAAAAATACAAAGCGGGAAAATTAGAAGGAACAAGAACAGTTTATTACCCGGATTCTAAAATTGCTGAGGAAATGACTTATAAGGAAGGTCTGAAAGAGGGTGTTTATAAGAAGTACGGGCAAAACGGAATTCTATTAGAACAAAGTACCTTTAAAAATAACGAGTACAGTGGTGATGCTGTTTTTTATGACTCTGACGGAGTTGTGGCATCTAAAGGAAAATTTACGAAAGGTAAAAAATCCGGGATGTGGCAGTTTTACTTTAAAGGAAAATTGACCAAGGAAGTTAATATGAGTGATCCTAAAAGCAGTTATAAGGCCGATTCAAAGCCTAAAACGGAATAGTTATTTAAAAGAAAAAGCTTATTTTTCATAGCTTGCTTTTTTACAATAATTTGATTTTTTGTGATCACAATCGAGGTAAGGAATTGAAATGTTTTTTT
It encodes the following:
- a CDS encoding toxin-antitoxin system YwqK family antitoxin: MISKKIIAGLLLLNTFFAVAQEVNKLDTDGKKDGVWKGIYEVSKRPRYEGTFSHGRETGVFKFFDDTKKGDVVATRDFTANDGSSYTIFYDQNKNKVSEGKEIGKSREGEWKYYHKASKAIMTLEKYKAGKLEGTRTVYYPDSKIAEEMTYKEGLKEGVYKKYGQNGILLEQSTFKNNEYSGDAVFYDSDGVVASKGKFTKGKKSGMWQFYFKGKLTKEVNMSDPKSSYKADSKPKTE